In Priestia megaterium NBRC 15308 = ATCC 14581, the following proteins share a genomic window:
- the sda gene encoding sporulation histidine kinase inhibitor Sda — protein sequence MENLVDELLLTSYDKAIKLNLEREFILILEKEIKRRGLPLTSTLIKYYME from the coding sequence ATGGAAAATTTGGTCGATGAACTTTTACTAACATCCTATGATAAGGCTATAAAATTAAACTTAGAAAGAGAGTTCATTCTCATTCTTGAAAAAGAAATAAAAAGAAGAGGTTTGCCTCTGACAAGTACCTTAATCAAATATTATATGGAATGA
- a CDS encoding ISL3 family transposase produces MPFSSFTNIECLRVIQEDQSYMYLVKSKHSSCICPSCHTLSHRIHSQYVRSLQDVPAYGKTTYIKIQTRKFFCDDCSCPQAIFTERFTWLGTYQRKTKRLQEMLKSIALSTSCKVASRLSKHLGIVTSHHTLLRLLHKLKLPSYEPPVHIGIDDFAFKKRCRYGTIIINQETRRPIAILNGRDKETVVKWLEQHPTIQTVTRDGSFTYAKAISQALPHAYQITDRWHILKGLFTAIRETLQQSFPSIWRKTEYKNPTTEPLIIRKTDVQRHQYAEQVWQRALEVKEWKEKGKSIAWISRQMHISRNTVYKDLRRKKKEPISRVRLLDPFLNQLRQWNLSGWTTSRMEAELKKIGYTGCRSTLNEAVSRIRHEYRASATTHSLSRASLLWKIWSEKNRNWLDSLPSACLKEFPLIPQLFEVTRKFRNIVSKRSNQGIPGWIETCKMYSFPALDTFITYIEKDLQGVMAACVDPLSNGLSEGHIHRVKMLKRMMYGRASDELLKKRVLIPLL; encoded by the coding sequence ATGCCTTTTTCTTCTTTCACTAATATAGAATGCTTACGAGTTATACAAGAAGATCAATCTTATATGTATCTAGTAAAATCTAAACATTCCTCTTGTATATGTCCGTCTTGTCATACTCTATCTCACCGTATTCATAGCCAATATGTTCGATCCCTTCAGGATGTACCGGCGTATGGTAAAACAACATATATAAAGATACAAACACGTAAGTTTTTTTGCGATGACTGTAGTTGCCCACAAGCTATTTTTACAGAAAGATTTACGTGGTTAGGGACCTATCAACGCAAAACCAAACGTTTACAAGAGATGTTAAAGTCAATCGCACTATCTACGAGCTGCAAAGTAGCATCTCGGCTGTCTAAGCATCTAGGTATTGTAACCAGTCATCATACGCTTTTACGCCTGCTTCATAAATTGAAGCTGCCTTCTTATGAACCGCCGGTTCATATTGGGATTGATGACTTTGCATTTAAGAAGCGTTGTCGTTACGGTACGATTATTATCAATCAAGAAACCCGAAGACCCATCGCTATTTTAAATGGGAGAGATAAAGAAACAGTCGTAAAATGGCTCGAACAGCATCCAACGATTCAAACGGTGACTCGTGATGGTTCTTTCACATACGCTAAGGCTATCTCTCAAGCGCTGCCTCATGCTTATCAGATTACGGACCGTTGGCATATTCTGAAAGGTTTATTTACAGCAATTCGAGAGACCTTACAACAATCTTTTCCATCTATATGGAGAAAAACAGAATATAAAAATCCTACAACAGAACCACTTATTATCCGCAAGACAGATGTTCAACGCCATCAGTATGCTGAGCAAGTTTGGCAACGCGCCTTAGAAGTGAAAGAGTGGAAAGAAAAAGGGAAATCCATTGCTTGGATTTCGCGTCAAATGCATATTTCACGTAATACAGTCTATAAAGATTTAAGACGCAAGAAAAAAGAGCCTATTAGTCGTGTAAGACTATTAGATCCATTCCTAAATCAATTACGTCAATGGAACCTATCTGGGTGGACGACGAGTCGTATGGAGGCAGAACTTAAAAAGATAGGCTATACAGGATGTCGCTCTACTTTAAATGAAGCCGTTTCGAGAATTCGTCATGAATATAGAGCCAGTGCCACAACGCATTCTTTGTCTAGAGCTTCCCTACTGTGGAAAATATGGAGTGAAAAGAATAGAAACTGGTTAGATTCATTACCTTCGGCATGTTTAAAAGAGTTTCCATTAATACCACAATTATTTGAAGTGACACGTAAATTTAGAAACATCGTGAGTAAACGTAGTAATCAAGGCATACCTGGTTGGATTGAAACATGTAAAATGTATTCGTTTCCAGCTCTCGATACCTTTATAACCTATATAGAAAAAGATTTACAAGGGGTAATGGCTGCTTGTGTTGATCCTTTAAGTAATGGGCTATCTGAAGGACATATACATCGTGTGAAGATGTTAAAACGTATGATGTATGGTCGGGCAAGTGATGAGCTGTTGAAAAAACGAGTGCTCATACCATTATTATAG
- the istA gene encoding IS21 family transposase, with amino-acid sequence MEDGKVDKWNVYMNIKRLRKQGFTITQVARKLGISRNTVYKYMKKDPEEMALWMASSHKKSRKLDRYKEVILGWLEKHSDLTAAQIQDWLKEQYPDVKVGDSTVRMYVASLRDEYGISRTVPTRQYEAIPDPPMGQQAQVDFGTCKVRKGEKTTEIRLWFITFVLSHSRFKYVEWLDRPFTTKDVINAHERAFEYFGGMPKEIVYDQDILISVNENGGDIQLTEAFQGYVTYRKFKVHLCRKADPESKGKIENVVGYIKKNFAKHRPFYNLEKWNEKSLGWLERTANRNIHNTTKKRPIEVHQLEKEHLQSISFIQNNLSITRIVRKDNTIRFRSNRYSVPIGTYKPTEETTVYLTVTAEQELIIQKQSSSDIILARHPLSLDKGKLIQHRNHRRDWSKGIPEWIDKMSQQFEDSTQAYEYLEKVRQNYPRYIRDQLQIIENIRTNYPTTILTQALDLCMRKKLYSANDFRDVIQVLTQRNPQQLPSKDTFYTPPSIETQVHSSIKADTRPLDMYVSILKGDDESSCV; translated from the coding sequence ATGGAGGATGGAAAGGTGGATAAATGGAACGTGTACATGAATATTAAACGCTTAAGAAAACAAGGATTCACAATTACTCAGGTAGCTAGAAAATTAGGCATTTCGAGGAATACCGTGTATAAATACATGAAAAAAGATCCTGAGGAAATGGCCTTATGGATGGCTAGTTCTCATAAAAAAAGTAGAAAGTTAGATAGATATAAAGAGGTTATTTTAGGTTGGCTGGAAAAGCATTCAGACTTAACAGCTGCACAAATTCAAGACTGGTTAAAAGAACAGTATCCCGACGTCAAAGTTGGTGATAGCACAGTGCGAATGTATGTCGCATCCCTTCGGGATGAATACGGTATTTCCCGAACCGTGCCTACGCGACAATATGAAGCCATTCCAGATCCCCCGATGGGACAGCAAGCACAAGTTGATTTTGGAACATGTAAAGTACGAAAAGGAGAAAAAACAACAGAGATACGTTTATGGTTCATCACATTCGTATTGTCACACTCTCGTTTTAAATATGTGGAATGGTTAGACAGGCCCTTCACAACAAAGGATGTCATTAACGCACATGAACGAGCCTTTGAATATTTTGGAGGAATGCCGAAGGAAATTGTGTACGACCAAGATATCTTAATCTCGGTGAATGAAAATGGGGGAGATATTCAGCTAACAGAAGCGTTTCAAGGATATGTCACCTATCGGAAATTCAAGGTCCATCTATGTAGAAAAGCAGATCCTGAAAGCAAAGGGAAAATTGAGAACGTCGTTGGATATATTAAAAAGAACTTTGCCAAACACCGCCCTTTTTATAACTTAGAAAAATGGAACGAAAAAAGCCTGGGATGGTTAGAGCGTACAGCCAATCGAAACATTCATAATACAACAAAAAAGAGACCTATTGAGGTACACCAACTCGAAAAGGAACACCTTCAATCGATCTCTTTCATTCAGAACAATCTTAGTATAACAAGGATTGTACGTAAGGACAATACCATTCGATTTCGTTCAAATCGTTATTCAGTTCCGATTGGAACATACAAACCTACAGAAGAAACCACTGTATACCTTACGGTCACAGCAGAACAAGAGTTGATTATACAAAAACAGAGCTCAAGTGATATCATTCTTGCCAGGCACCCACTTTCACTAGACAAAGGGAAGCTTATTCAACACCGAAACCATAGGAGAGATTGGAGTAAAGGCATACCCGAATGGATTGATAAGATGAGCCAACAATTTGAAGATTCCACTCAAGCCTATGAATATCTAGAGAAAGTTCGTCAGAACTATCCGAGATACATCCGGGATCAGCTTCAAATTATAGAAAATATCCGTACAAATTATCCTACAACTATCCTTACACAAGCATTAGATCTTTGTATGCGTAAAAAGCTTTATAGTGCAAATGACTTTCGTGATGTGATTCAGGTACTCACCCAGAGAAACCCTCAACAATTACCATCTAAAGATACTTTTTACACACCACCATCGATTGAAACACAAGTCCATTCATCTATAAAAGCAGACACAAGACCTCTGGACATGTATGTATCCATATTGAAAGGAGACGACGAATCGTCATGCGTATAA
- the istB gene encoding IS21-like element helper ATPase IstB has protein sequence MRITNEMVQQKLAELQFKEVSVSLSEFIHTSEKEQDSYQAFLYRILSFETKRREDNKVLKRLKLASFPYQKTLEDFRIEEQQSLSTKQLNQLRELTWLEQAYNLILLGPPGVGKTHLAIGLGIEAIYRGYKVMFLAMGALVRALNTQDITRKSQTIVKRLLNADLVIIDDIMYMAMDQQEANLFFHFINQLYDRTSIVFTSNKGPEEWGELIGDPGITTAILDRIIHRVEVIHLNGDSYRMKNRSTIFGSISVHE, from the coding sequence ATGCGTATAACAAATGAGATGGTGCAGCAAAAACTAGCAGAGTTACAGTTTAAAGAGGTCTCAGTTTCTCTTTCGGAATTTATTCATACGTCTGAAAAAGAACAAGATTCATATCAAGCTTTTTTATATCGTATTTTATCTTTTGAAACTAAGCGCCGAGAGGATAACAAAGTACTAAAACGTTTAAAACTAGCCTCTTTTCCCTATCAGAAGACATTAGAAGACTTTCGAATAGAGGAACAACAGTCATTAAGTACCAAGCAATTAAATCAGCTGCGAGAGCTTACTTGGCTAGAACAAGCATATAATCTTATCCTTTTAGGTCCGCCAGGTGTTGGGAAAACTCACCTGGCAATCGGATTAGGAATAGAAGCTATTTACCGAGGATATAAAGTGATGTTTTTAGCAATGGGTGCGCTCGTACGAGCGCTAAATACACAGGATATTACGAGAAAATCACAAACAATAGTAAAACGTCTTTTAAACGCAGACTTAGTCATCATTGATGACATCATGTATATGGCGATGGATCAACAAGAAGCGAATCTCTTTTTTCATTTTATTAATCAACTGTATGACCGAACCTCTATTGTGTTTACATCCAATAAAGGACCAGAGGAATGGGGAGAACTGATTGGCGATCCGGGTATTACAACAGCTATATTGGATAGGATTATCCACCGAGTAGAAGTCATTCATTTAAATGGAGACAGTTATCGCATGAAAAATCGTTCTACTATCTTTGGATCAATAAGTGTTCATGAATAA
- a CDS encoding ISL3 family transposase produces MPFSSFTNIECLRVIQEDQSYMYLVKSKHSSCICPSCHTLSHRIHSQYVRSLQDVPAYGKTTYIKIQTRKFFCDDCSCPQAIFTERFTWLGTYQRKTKRLQEMLKSIALSTSCKVASRLSKHLGIVTSHHTLLRLLHKLKLPSYEPPVHIGIDDFAFKKRCRYGTIIINQETRRPIAILNGRDKETVVKWLEQHPTIQTVTRDGSFTYAKAISQALPHAYQITDRWHILKGLFTAIRETLQQSFPSIWRKTEYKNPTTEPLIIRKTDVQRHQYAEQVWQRALEVKEWKEKGKSIAWISRQMHISRNTVYKDLRRKKKEPISRVRLLDPFLNQLRQWNLSGWTTSRMEAELKKIGYTGCRSTLNEAVSRIRHEYRASATTHSLSRASLLWKIWSEKNRNWLDSLPSACLKEFPLIPQLFEVTRKFRNIVSKRSNQGIPGWIETCKMYSFPALDTFITYIEKDLQGVMAACVDPLSNGLSEGHIHRVKMLKRMMYGRASDELLKKRVLIPLL; encoded by the coding sequence ATGCCTTTTTCTTCTTTCACTAATATAGAATGCTTACGAGTTATACAAGAAGATCAATCTTATATGTATCTAGTAAAATCTAAACATTCCTCTTGTATATGTCCGTCTTGTCATACTCTATCTCACCGTATTCATAGCCAATATGTTCGATCCCTTCAGGATGTACCGGCGTATGGTAAAACAACATATATAAAGATACAAACACGTAAGTTTTTTTGCGATGACTGTAGTTGCCCACAAGCTATTTTTACAGAAAGATTTACGTGGTTAGGGACCTATCAACGCAAAACCAAACGTTTACAAGAGATGTTAAAGTCAATCGCACTATCTACGAGCTGCAAAGTAGCATCTCGGCTGTCTAAGCATCTAGGTATTGTAACCAGTCATCATACGCTTTTACGCCTGCTTCATAAATTGAAGCTGCCTTCTTATGAACCGCCGGTTCATATTGGGATTGATGACTTTGCATTTAAGAAGCGTTGTCGTTACGGTACGATTATTATCAATCAAGAAACCCGAAGACCCATCGCTATTTTAAATGGGAGAGATAAAGAAACAGTCGTAAAATGGCTCGAACAGCATCCAACGATTCAAACGGTGACTCGTGATGGTTCTTTCACATACGCTAAGGCTATCTCTCAAGCGCTGCCTCATGCTTATCAGATTACGGACCGTTGGCATATTCTGAAAGGTTTATTTACAGCAATTCGAGAGACCTTACAACAATCTTTTCCATCTATATGGAGAAAAACAGAATATAAAAATCCTACAACAGAACCACTTATTATCCGCAAGACAGATGTTCAACGCCATCAGTATGCTGAGCAAGTTTGGCAACGCGCCTTAGAAGTGAAAGAGTGGAAAGAAAAAGGGAAATCCATTGCTTGGATTTCGCGTCAAATGCATATTTCACGTAATACGGTCTATAAAGATTTAAGACGCAAGAAAAAAGAGCCTATTAGTCGTGTAAGACTATTAGATCCATTCCTAAATCAATTACGTCAATGGAACCTATCTGGGTGGACGACGAGTCGTATGGAGGCAGAACTTAAAAAGATAGGCTATACAGGATGTCGCTCTACTTTAAATGAAGCCGTTTCGAGAATTCGTCATGAATATAGAGCCAGTGCCACAACGCATTCTTTGTCTAGAGCTTCCCTACTGTGGAAAATATGGAGTGAAAAGAATAGAAACTGGTTAGATTCATTACCTTCGGCATGTTTAAAAGAGTTTCCATTAATACCACAATTATTTGAAGTGACACGTAAATTTAGAAACATCGTGAGTAAACGTAGTAATCAAGGCATACCTGGTTGGATTGAAACATGTAAAATGTATTCGTTTCCAGCTCTCGATACCTTTATAACCTATATAGAAAAAGATTTACAAGGGGTAATGGCTGCTTGTGTTGATCCTTTAAGTAATGGGCTATCTGAAGGACATATACATCGTGTGAAGATGTTAAAACGTATGATGTATGGTCGGGCAAGTGATGAGCTGTTGAAAAAACGAGTGCTCATACCATTATTATAG
- a CDS encoding STAS domain-containing protein, translating into MEAIYNQREKMTDFIRDNKQNFQDKLLSEAVNVASKINDILETGNIDLLKNAQKLSLYVVEQKEEQLIAFAEQEGVAWAEHALTLAFKLEWVQAIRRTLWHFLYQYDRINNHFKSREEFYALEKRINDKIDQFLNTFLISYSKYKDELIASQRDLVEHLSVPIIPLSQSVAVLPLIGRVDTYRIQTIEEKVLTSISDLRIETLIIDLSGIANMEMHVIDHFQKILTGISMMGCKAILTGLRADLVRTMIHSGISFEDKAETKGTLQQTLKEYLELHQM; encoded by the coding sequence ATGGAAGCTATTTATAATCAGAGAGAGAAAATGACTGATTTTATTAGAGATAATAAACAAAATTTCCAGGATAAACTCTTATCGGAGGCGGTTAATGTAGCCTCTAAAATTAACGACATTTTAGAAACTGGAAATATTGATCTTTTAAAAAATGCTCAAAAGTTATCTCTATATGTAGTGGAGCAAAAAGAAGAACAACTCATTGCTTTTGCTGAGCAAGAAGGTGTAGCTTGGGCGGAGCACGCTTTAACTCTTGCCTTCAAACTAGAATGGGTACAGGCCATTAGGCGAACATTGTGGCATTTTCTCTATCAATATGATCGAATAAATAACCATTTTAAGAGCCGTGAAGAATTTTATGCCTTAGAGAAGCGTATTAATGATAAGATTGATCAATTTCTTAACACTTTTCTCATTAGTTATTCCAAATATAAAGATGAATTAATTGCCTCCCAGAGGGACTTAGTTGAACATCTATCGGTACCCATTATACCACTTAGCCAATCTGTAGCTGTATTACCATTGATCGGAAGGGTTGACACATATCGTATCCAAACGATTGAGGAGAAAGTACTGACAAGCATCTCAGATTTAAGGATTGAAACATTAATTATAGATCTTTCTGGAATTGCTAATATGGAGATGCATGTCATTGACCATTTTCAAAAAATATTAACTGGAATTTCAATGATGGGATGTAAGGCAATTCTTACAGGTTTACGTGCTGACCTGGTGCGAACAATGATTCACTCAGGAATCTCCTTTGAAGACAAGGCAGAAACAAAAGGGACGTTACAGCAAACATTAAAAGAATATCTAGAACTCCATCAAATGTAG